From the Rhodopirellula halodulae genome, one window contains:
- a CDS encoding FAD-binding oxidoreductase, with protein sequence MSYSFLFALLLGGGCFLLFVGSADAIEEWEWKRLIRKQLPKQRSGKTYRARAARAAMTDAPVANPIEGSQDPRRWKGWRDVIVRSVKDETPDCRSFVLAPVDGDPFPSFRGGQYLTVRLSNPENGKNVTRCYSLSSGPEERHYRITVKRVPGGKMSNLLHDTVAPGDTLQIQAPKGKFHYDPTEATDSPLPLNLVAAGIGITPMMSMLFQSLNESSTREVNLFYQIRNATEAPFLTPIRELAAALQSTTGVRVHLWFSKPHPGDCRDGDSTGRLSARSILEQIGHERGEFLICGPDVFMNAFAEGLVERGVASKNVKFESFGGKSKSVGALAVPVIDDAADGTDELSVTHAVRFETSNQTGMFVSGMDGLLDVAEALDIAVDSSCRSGDCGSCVKRLLGGEVGYDEPPECDREDDEVVMCVAKPKTDVVLDA encoded by the coding sequence GTGTCCTATTCATTCCTGTTCGCGCTGCTGCTTGGTGGCGGATGTTTCCTCTTGTTCGTTGGTAGCGCCGACGCGATCGAGGAATGGGAATGGAAGCGACTGATTCGCAAACAACTTCCCAAACAACGCAGCGGAAAAACCTACCGGGCCCGGGCTGCGAGGGCCGCGATGACGGACGCGCCGGTTGCCAATCCCATCGAAGGGTCGCAAGATCCGCGGCGATGGAAAGGATGGCGAGATGTGATCGTGCGATCGGTCAAAGACGAAACGCCCGATTGCCGGTCGTTTGTGCTCGCTCCCGTGGACGGTGACCCCTTCCCGTCATTTCGAGGTGGCCAGTACCTCACCGTGCGTCTGTCAAACCCTGAAAACGGCAAGAACGTCACTCGTTGTTACAGCCTTTCCAGCGGTCCTGAAGAACGGCACTACCGGATCACGGTCAAGCGTGTGCCGGGCGGAAAGATGAGCAACCTGCTGCATGACACCGTGGCGCCGGGTGACACGCTGCAGATCCAAGCCCCCAAGGGCAAATTCCACTACGACCCAACGGAAGCGACGGATTCACCGTTACCACTGAACCTGGTCGCAGCGGGCATTGGGATCACACCGATGATGTCGATGTTGTTTCAAAGCCTGAACGAATCGAGCACCCGAGAGGTGAACCTCTTCTATCAGATTCGCAACGCAACAGAAGCTCCGTTCCTCACCCCCATTCGTGAACTCGCTGCTGCTTTGCAGAGCACCACCGGCGTTCGCGTTCATCTTTGGTTCAGCAAACCACACCCCGGCGATTGCCGAGACGGCGATTCGACCGGGCGACTGTCAGCTCGCTCGATCCTGGAACAAATCGGCCATGAACGCGGCGAATTCTTGATCTGTGGCCCCGATGTATTCATGAACGCATTCGCGGAAGGCTTGGTCGAACGGGGCGTTGCCAGCAAAAACGTGAAGTTTGAATCGTTTGGTGGCAAATCAAAATCAGTCGGAGCGTTGGCTGTTCCAGTCATCGACGATGCGGCAGACGGCACCGATGAACTTTCAGTCACCCATGCGGTTCGTTTTGAAACATCCAATCAAACGGGAATGTTCGTGTCCGGAATGGACGGGTTGCTGGACGTCGCGGAAGCGTTGGACATCGCGGTCGATTCCAGTTGCCGTTCGGGAGATTGTGGTTCTTGCGTCAAGCGTTTGTTGGGTGGCGAAGTGGGCTACGACGAGCCGCCCGAATGCGACCGCGAAGACGACGAGGTCGTGATGTGCGTGGCCAAGCCGAAGACCGACGTGGTGCTGGACGCCTAA
- a CDS encoding tetratricopeptide repeat protein: MASDELYERYNEVEKLIDEEKYEEAIAGLKPLVEEDETFVLAHLALARVYTKTGQHDEAIAHGQRACELEPEDAFNFTAMSVTYQRAWAGTQNQAYIAAAEDAMARAQQLNAM; the protein is encoded by the coding sequence ATGGCCAGCGACGAACTTTACGAACGATACAACGAAGTCGAAAAACTGATCGACGAAGAGAAATACGAAGAGGCCATCGCCGGTTTGAAGCCGTTGGTCGAGGAAGACGAAACGTTCGTGTTGGCTCACTTGGCATTGGCTCGTGTTTACACGAAAACCGGCCAACACGACGAAGCGATCGCGCACGGCCAAAGGGCTTGCGAGTTGGAACCCGAAGACGCGTTCAATTTCACGGCCATGAGCGTGACCTACCAACGAGCTTGGGCCGGAACCCAGAACCAGGCCTACATCGCCGCCGCCGAAGACGCGATGGCCCGAGCGCAACAACTCAACGCGATGTAG
- the ispG gene encoding (E)-4-hydroxy-3-methylbut-2-enyl-diphosphate synthase: MKISRNPTRPVTIGSILIGDGNPIAVQSMTATKTQDIDATVQQAEALHARGAGVVRIAVDSTKDAEALAEIRKQTNANLAVDLQENFRLAEHVAPHVDKIRYNPGHLYHHARELSWQEKVRYLIDIAGSNQCAVRIGVNCGSVDPAKKEKYADDDSITPMLESALEHCELVDSLGFHNFVVSLKDSDPSKVVQVNTLFAEKRPDVPLHLGVTEAGMPPDGIIKTRIAFEQLLGKGIGDTVRVSLTLPNPRKPEEIDAGKQIVDDIYAGRVRSVVKFDDSKLNIISCPSCSRVENEAFIDLAAKVKEMTTFAQEYSITIAVMGCRVNGPGETDDADLGLWCGPAKVNLKRGTEALGAFGYDEILPKLKQELDDLIAAKQ; this comes from the coding sequence ATGAAAATCAGCCGCAATCCGACTCGTCCGGTCACCATCGGATCGATCCTCATCGGTGACGGAAACCCGATCGCTGTCCAAAGCATGACAGCCACCAAAACGCAGGACATCGACGCAACGGTGCAGCAGGCCGAAGCGCTGCACGCCCGCGGCGCTGGTGTCGTTCGGATTGCGGTCGACAGCACAAAGGACGCCGAAGCACTTGCCGAAATTCGAAAGCAGACGAACGCCAACTTGGCCGTCGACTTGCAAGAGAATTTTCGCTTGGCGGAACACGTGGCTCCCCATGTGGACAAGATCCGCTACAACCCCGGGCACCTGTATCACCACGCGCGGGAGTTGTCTTGGCAAGAAAAGGTTCGCTACTTGATCGACATCGCGGGCAGCAATCAATGTGCGGTTCGCATCGGGGTGAACTGCGGCAGTGTTGATCCGGCCAAGAAAGAAAAATACGCCGACGATGATTCCATCACGCCCATGCTGGAATCCGCTTTGGAACATTGCGAACTGGTTGACTCACTCGGCTTTCACAACTTTGTGGTTTCGCTGAAAGACAGCGATCCATCCAAGGTGGTGCAGGTCAACACGTTGTTCGCGGAAAAACGCCCCGACGTGCCATTGCACTTGGGAGTCACCGAGGCCGGCATGCCACCGGACGGCATCATCAAAACCCGCATCGCGTTTGAGCAACTGCTCGGCAAAGGTATCGGCGATACGGTCCGCGTTTCGCTGACCCTGCCCAATCCGCGAAAACCCGAAGAGATCGACGCTGGCAAACAGATCGTCGACGACATCTACGCCGGTCGCGTTCGCAGCGTGGTCAAGTTTGACGATTCCAAACTGAACATCATCAGCTGCCCGAGTTGCTCGCGGGTGGAGAACGAAGCCTTCATCGATTTGGCTGCCAAGGTCAAGGAGATGACGACGTTCGCCCAAGAGTATTCGATTACCATCGCGGTGATGGGTTGCCGTGTGAACGGGCCAGGCGAAACCGACGACGCGGACCTCGGGTTGTGGTGCGGCCCCGCAAAAGTCAATCTAAAGCGCGGCACCGAAGCACTGGGCGCGTTTGGATATGACGAGATCCTGCCGAAGTTGAAGCAGGAACTCGACGATCTGATCGCCGCCAAGCAGTGA
- a CDS encoding polyphosphate kinase 2 family protein, whose protein sequence is MSTDDAQNEQPTWDLDPKFDFIDAHRLPFSDDKVSLKKINTECSGPFEGKAHGKAFTQAANDEIRDLQYRMFTEGKQSLLVVLQAPDAAGKDGLIRKVLGQMNPQGCRTYPFKVPSSEERSHDFLWRIHKAAPAAGKVSVFNRSHYEDVLVVRVEDLVPKSVWKERYQIINDFEKLLAHRGTRILKFYLHISPHEQLERFKKRLDDPTKHWKLNAGDYAARDKWDAYREAYEDAMEKCHSKIAPWHVIPADKKWYRDASVAAIVRETLRDMDPQLPPLDADLDEIRGLYERELSEMNE, encoded by the coding sequence ATGAGCACGGACGACGCCCAAAACGAACAGCCGACTTGGGACCTGGATCCCAAATTCGATTTCATTGACGCGCACCGCTTGCCGTTCTCGGACGACAAGGTTTCGCTCAAAAAGATCAACACGGAATGTTCGGGCCCGTTCGAGGGAAAGGCTCATGGCAAAGCGTTCACGCAAGCCGCCAATGACGAGATTCGTGACTTGCAGTACCGCATGTTCACCGAAGGCAAGCAGTCATTGCTGGTGGTTTTGCAAGCACCAGATGCGGCGGGCAAAGATGGCTTGATCCGCAAGGTGCTTGGCCAGATGAACCCGCAAGGATGCCGGACTTATCCGTTCAAGGTTCCCTCATCGGAAGAACGCTCGCACGATTTTTTGTGGCGGATCCACAAAGCCGCTCCCGCTGCGGGCAAGGTTTCCGTCTTCAATCGTTCGCACTACGAAGACGTGTTGGTCGTGCGTGTGGAAGACTTGGTTCCGAAATCCGTATGGAAAGAACGCTATCAGATCATCAACGACTTTGAAAAACTGCTCGCTCACCGCGGCACGCGAATCCTGAAGTTCTATTTGCACATCAGCCCCCACGAACAGCTCGAGCGGTTCAAGAAACGACTGGATGACCCGACCAAGCATTGGAAACTGAATGCGGGCGATTATGCGGCTCGCGACAAATGGGATGCGTACCGCGAAGCGTATGAAGACGCGATGGAGAAATGCCATTCTAAAATCGCTCCGTGGCACGTGATTCCGGCCGACAAAAAGTGGTACCGAGACGCCTCGGTCGCCGCGATCGTCCGCGAAACGCTGCGTGACATGGATCCTCAATTGCCGCCGCTGGACGCCGATTTGGACGAAATTCGTGGGCTCTATGAACGTGAATTGTCCGAAATGAACGAGTGA
- a CDS encoding Hsp70 family protein → MPEFGSDSSFPTDEPVCIGIDLGTTHSLVSVFRDGKPELIPNAHGGTLTPSIVGVLANGEIVVGDAAKELRVTAPDRCAWVFKRYMGQERKLQLGDKEFTPHELSSLVLQSLRDDAAAYLNCEITDAVITVPAYFNDHQRTATRLAGEMAGLNVRRMINEPTAAALVYGFHAREDEKNLCVIDLGGGTFDVTVMEVFEGTLEIRATAGESMLGGEDFTDRIVSAILAKEETQLELAELQQPLRVSRLRGECEKAKRKLSQDEQSQIRLPDSDGNFPESPKTFTIGRVEFARISEPLMQRIAAPIARALRDADLGPEDIDDVILVGGSTRMPVLRDFVVDYFGKPPIMDHDPDEVVALGAAVQAALIGQDAAVDDMVMTDVCPFTLGVEIVKEFGGHMQDGYFKPVLHRNCTIPVSREEVFSTVSANQTNVTLKVFQGDARKVADNTPLGELEVKGLPPGPAGSPIYVRFTYDLSGVLEVEAYAPGGEKFRTVLTNHVRQLSPAQIEEAKQRIDSLKFYPRDDLDNQKLARFAERMLGELHPSQRQQLDEALDMYEDAMARADREHFDRAKDTLLMVLSALGLDHDEL, encoded by the coding sequence ATGCCCGAGTTCGGCTCCGACTCCTCCTTCCCGACCGACGAACCCGTCTGCATTGGCATCGATCTGGGGACCACGCATTCACTGGTCAGCGTGTTTCGAGACGGCAAACCCGAGCTGATTCCCAACGCTCACGGCGGAACGCTGACGCCATCCATCGTTGGTGTCTTGGCCAACGGCGAAATCGTGGTGGGCGACGCTGCCAAAGAGTTGCGAGTCACCGCCCCCGATCGATGTGCGTGGGTCTTCAAACGCTACATGGGCCAGGAACGCAAACTGCAACTGGGCGACAAGGAATTCACCCCGCACGAACTCAGCAGCCTCGTGTTGCAATCGCTTCGTGACGACGCAGCCGCGTACTTGAATTGTGAGATCACCGACGCCGTAATCACCGTCCCCGCTTACTTCAACGATCACCAGCGAACCGCCACACGGTTGGCGGGTGAAATGGCGGGACTGAACGTTCGACGAATGATCAACGAACCAACCGCGGCGGCACTGGTGTACGGGTTTCATGCTCGCGAAGACGAAAAGAATCTGTGCGTGATCGACTTGGGCGGTGGAACATTCGATGTCACCGTGATGGAAGTTTTCGAAGGCACGCTTGAAATTCGAGCCACTGCCGGCGAAAGCATGTTGGGCGGCGAAGACTTCACCGACCGAATCGTCTCCGCCATCCTCGCCAAAGAAGAAACACAATTGGAATTGGCGGAACTGCAACAACCACTCCGCGTTTCGCGATTGCGAGGCGAATGCGAAAAGGCGAAACGCAAACTCTCGCAAGACGAACAAAGCCAGATCCGGTTGCCCGATTCCGACGGCAACTTTCCCGAATCGCCCAAGACGTTCACCATCGGACGCGTCGAATTCGCTCGCATCAGCGAACCTTTGATGCAGCGAATCGCCGCGCCGATCGCACGTGCTCTGCGAGACGCTGACCTCGGTCCAGAAGACATCGACGACGTGATCCTTGTTGGCGGGTCAACTCGCATGCCGGTGCTGCGTGACTTCGTCGTGGACTACTTTGGCAAACCACCCATCATGGATCACGATCCCGATGAAGTGGTTGCGTTGGGCGCCGCCGTGCAAGCCGCTTTGATCGGTCAAGACGCTGCGGTCGACGACATGGTGATGACCGATGTGTGCCCATTCACATTAGGCGTCGAAATCGTCAAGGAATTCGGCGGTCACATGCAGGACGGATATTTCAAACCAGTCCTGCATCGCAACTGCACCATCCCGGTCTCTCGCGAAGAGGTTTTCAGCACGGTTTCAGCCAACCAAACCAACGTGACGTTGAAAGTCTTCCAGGGCGACGCTCGCAAAGTCGCCGACAACACACCGCTGGGTGAACTCGAAGTGAAAGGCCTGCCGCCCGGTCCCGCCGGCAGCCCAATCTACGTGCGATTCACCTACGATCTTTCTGGTGTTTTGGAAGTGGAAGCGTACGCACCCGGCGGCGAAAAATTCCGCACGGTCCTGACCAATCATGTCCGTCAGTTGTCACCAGCACAAATCGAAGAAGCCAAGCAACGCATTGATTCACTGAAATTTTACCCTCGCGACGACCTGGACAATCAAAAGCTCGCCCGGTTCGCCGAACGAATGCTGGGGGAATTGCATCCGTCTCAGCGTCAGCAACTCGATGAAGCCCTGGACATGTACGAGGACGCCATGGCCCGAGCCGACCGGGAACACTTTGATCGAGCCAAAGACACATTGCTGATGGTCCTGTCCGCCCTCGGATTGGACCACGACGAACTCTAG
- a CDS encoding DUF726 domain-containing protein, with product MTVRIEAIDESGQGPIHIVVAGYRARPCENLVRAAKLSGSTYRVRWAAGSWAEAGASAGVMARATRVAVPALHQGRALVGVGSLAGGIGAAAVIGAANFRIRYATARRDGLRLADEIMKLPGVRTRPLNLIGHSLGTVVVRAALERLSERPCHIEDVLLMGGMTSRKKWDQHAEMFRGRLVNLYSPWDRVLNVAPVLDRVVGTGAILCDRLADRLTNHDLCRELPHQLNFWKHHSGYWNSFGRFAIPV from the coding sequence ATGACGGTACGGATCGAAGCCATTGACGAGAGCGGGCAAGGTCCAATCCATATCGTAGTGGCCGGCTATCGGGCTCGTCCCTGCGAAAATTTGGTCCGGGCGGCGAAGTTGAGCGGATCCACTTATCGAGTCCGCTGGGCCGCGGGGTCGTGGGCGGAAGCCGGTGCGTCAGCGGGCGTGATGGCTCGCGCGACACGAGTTGCCGTCCCGGCGTTGCACCAAGGACGAGCGTTGGTGGGCGTTGGCTCGCTGGCGGGCGGAATCGGTGCTGCCGCGGTGATCGGCGCCGCAAATTTTCGCATTCGATACGCGACGGCGCGGCGCGACGGGCTGCGTTTGGCGGACGAGATCATGAAGTTGCCTGGCGTGCGAACGCGACCGTTGAATTTGATTGGGCATTCGCTGGGGACCGTCGTGGTCCGCGCGGCGTTGGAACGATTGTCCGAGCGACCTTGCCACATCGAAGACGTGTTGCTGATGGGCGGAATGACCTCGCGGAAAAAATGGGATCAGCACGCAGAGATGTTTCGCGGGCGACTGGTGAATCTGTATTCGCCGTGGGATCGAGTTTTGAATGTGGCCCCTGTGCTGGATCGCGTTGTTGGAACCGGAGCGATTCTTTGCGATCGGTTGGCGGATCGTTTGACGAACCATGACTTGTGCCGCGAGTTGCCACACCAATTGAATTTTTGGAAACACCACAGTGGGTACTGGAATTCGTTCGGTCGGTTTGCAATCCCGGTTTGA
- a CDS encoding RNA-binding S4 domain-containing protein: MSEPTSSHPDDRPMVRLDDFLKREGLVGTGGEAKVLIQSGAVMLNGEVDTRRRKQLHDGDVVTFEGEDYVVDIQSLGDPPM; the protein is encoded by the coding sequence ATGAGCGAGCCGACGTCATCCCATCCAGACGATCGACCGATGGTTCGGTTGGATGATTTCCTGAAACGAGAGGGCTTGGTCGGCACCGGCGGCGAAGCCAAGGTGTTGATTCAATCGGGCGCGGTGATGCTCAACGGCGAAGTCGACACACGGCGTCGGAAACAATTGCACGATGGCGATGTCGTGACGTTCGAAGGCGAGGATTATGTCGTGGACATCCAATCCCTCGGCGACCCACCGATGTGA
- a CDS encoding endonuclease/exonuclease/phosphatase family protein, producing MLFLLFILLLLSVLPSPAHSQEPTAEFSVMTWNLEWFYDNETADNPSRLGREKSAPSRAQWDWRRDRVAEAIAKVRPTVVALQEIESQNVMFFLTRALDRNHGLKYDDYVIKGEDFYTEQDVALLATSTTGVRSISRGIVTPSMKSRGFASVSKHAFAVVEVPVNGETELLVIANCHLRATPEQADLRSRQARTLSLWLERMVAGVKATRDQPVHVLVTGDFNTEELAGQISPSSDLGVLMSRGTDDPSDDLVDLHESIPPAERTTHLLPGRQFDRILVSKDLVLDSPDIVDLSLRDVVVRSDLNFAGGQDSQEDHWDNYWSIPDSQRDISDHNPVLARFQVR from the coding sequence ATGTTGTTTCTGCTCTTCATTTTGCTGTTGCTCAGCGTTCTTCCCTCGCCGGCTCATTCCCAGGAACCGACGGCTGAATTCAGCGTGATGACGTGGAACTTGGAATGGTTCTACGACAACGAAACGGCGGACAATCCAAGTCGTCTTGGGCGTGAAAAGAGTGCCCCCTCGCGAGCCCAATGGGATTGGCGACGTGACAGGGTGGCCGAAGCCATTGCGAAGGTCCGTCCCACCGTGGTGGCGCTGCAAGAAATCGAAAGCCAGAACGTGATGTTCTTTCTGACGCGAGCCCTCGATCGAAACCACGGCTTGAAGTACGACGACTACGTGATCAAAGGCGAGGACTTCTACACCGAACAAGACGTGGCGTTGCTGGCAACCAGCACCACGGGCGTGAGAAGCATCTCTCGCGGCATCGTGACGCCATCGATGAAGTCACGCGGTTTCGCGTCCGTCTCCAAACACGCTTTCGCGGTCGTCGAGGTGCCGGTCAACGGTGAAACCGAATTGTTGGTGATCGCGAATTGTCATTTGCGAGCCACGCCAGAACAGGCCGATTTGCGTTCGCGACAAGCCCGCACGCTCAGCCTGTGGTTGGAACGAATGGTCGCCGGCGTGAAAGCCACCCGAGACCAACCGGTCCACGTGCTGGTCACTGGCGACTTCAACACGGAAGAACTGGCCGGCCAGATATCGCCCTCGTCGGACCTCGGTGTTTTGATGTCTCGTGGCACGGACGATCCATCCGATGACCTGGTGGATTTGCACGAATCTATTCCGCCGGCCGAGCGGACCACGCACCTGCTGCCTGGCCGGCAATTCGATCGCATTCTGGTCTCCAAGGATTTGGTCCTCGATTCCCCCGACATCGTGGACCTTTCTCTGCGAGACGTCGTGGTCCGCAGCGATCTCAATTTTGCCGGAGGCCAGGATTCGCAAGAAGATCATTGGGACAACTATTGGTCGATCCCTGATTCGCAACGTGACATCAGCGATCACAATCCTGTTTTGGCAAGGTTTCAAGTCCGATGA